The DNA region AGAAGGGTTGTAATCTGAGGTGTGTTGCATGGTGTATGTACTGTAGCATACACTATATTcctatttcaaagaaaaatgacaaactTTGACTTTCATACTTTTGTAGATTACTTGGtgacaaaaatgacaaaacaaagcatacaaataaaactgttatcacaattttcaaatgaaaaaacacAGTATAACATTACCTGGCTATCGTGCAAACTATACAGTTTATTCCTTTGTAAGTCCCATTATGTCCATTTCCCACATATCCTTTTCCAAAATGTTGTTGAACTGCTCTCTCAGCTCAACAAAATTAGAATAAGTGGAAGGCAGTTCCAAGAGAGGTCCACATGTAAGAGCAATGGGCCTACAAGCAGCACCTTCAAATTTTGTGAATGTGACTTCAAGCTTGTTGGTAATCAAGACATCTGATGCAGTTGTGAATCTTAGGAATTGAATAAGCTTGCCATTGTCTAAACCTCTTATATAACGTTGCAGAAATTTCAGAGCATCGCGTTCTGCATCTGTGTCTGGCTGTGCTACTAAAGTTTCTAGAACTTTCTTGTTTGTTAGGTTTAATGTATCATATAGGCCTTGAATACCTGAAACACTCTGAAAATGTGGATACTGCTTTAGCTCTTGGACACTAGGCTGCCAGGTGGAAATCATGACATGAGGCTTTTGGATTAGTTCTTGATTAGCAATTTCTAAGAGAACTTTCCTAAGATTCTGTGCAGTAACTGCTGTTCTACAATTGAATCTTTCCAAGAATTCAAGCAGCTCTTAATTTTCCTCTGGGAAACAATCTTTCTGCAGATATTCCCTCACTAACTCTTCTCCACTGGTGACAGATACTGGTccaacaaaaccaaacaggCAATCCAACTAGGCTACGCAAATCGTATAATCTATTCCAATATATTATTATTCGATCTAAAGAAAAGAACGAGATACATTTGAGAAATTGAACAGGATCCATCGATTCATAAACACACGAGTAAAACTATTAGATAGAATTGCAGCACTGAGAACTTACTTCTATGACGATGTCTAGTAGGATTGTTTCACGGTGTATAGCTACGTACAGGTCAGCAACAGATGAAACAGGTCAGGGTATAACAGAACACGGGTCAGCAAGACAGGTTAGCAGAACTTGTACGTATCTTCGAATCTTAAGTATCTGAACTGAAAACTGAACTATTCACGTGGCTTAATTACATAAGCTAGTGTCAATCAAAATCAATCGGGAAAATCAAGTTAATAATTCATTATATTGACGAAACACTCTCCGCCCCGATAAGGGCGTAGTCCTTATCATAGCAAATGTTCCTTTAATCGTCGCCTTCAGCAGGGTGAATGACTGCAATCTTCGTTACTGGGCGGCTGTACTCTCCAGTGGCTGTCTTGACTGTAACATTTCGAACGCGTCCGTCAGCTCCAGGGTGTACTTTGGTTACTCTGCCTACAGCCCACTTGCCTCTCACAGCGTTCTGGTCGGCTACCGTAACTATGTCATCAACTGCCACATTGCGGTTCTCAACGTGCCACTTCTTTATTGGTACTAGAGTAGGGAAGACGTCCCTAGTCCAGCGTTTCCAGAATGAATCAACTATTCTTTGCACGAACTCTACTCGCTTGCGGAGATTTCTGGTGTCCTTAAACGGACCTTGTGGTACTTCCGGAGTGGCTCTTCCAAGAAGCATGTCGTTCGGACACAGGTAAGCTCCGTCGTCTGGATCATTAGGGATGCGCCCGATGGGACGTTGGTTCAACAGGTTCGCGATCTCCAGGAGGCAGGTGTACAACTCGAAAGGCGTCAGAAGTTGCTTGCCGATTGCAATCTTTAGTGATCTCTTACAGCTCTTTACAAGGGCTTCTGCGCAACCGTTTTGGTGTGGCGCAGCTGGCGTTGTGAAGATCCACTTAATGCTCTTTTCTCCACAGAACTCGCGTAACTGATTGCCATCTAGGTCTTTCACCATCTCTCCCAGTTCGTTAGCGGCCCCAACCATCTGTGTTCCGTTATCGCTCAATATCACTGCTGGGTATCCTCGAATTGAAAAGAATCTGCGAGGCACTTGGATGAACTCCATCGTAGTTAGGTCAACTGCTAACTCTAAATGGACAGCCCTGGTGTTTAAACACGTGAAGATCACTCCGTAGTGCCTAGCCGTCTTGCTTCTTCCAACTTTAACGTTATAGGGACCAAAGTAATCACACGCGGTGTAGTAAAACGGTGAGGTGTGTGGTGCTAAACGGAGAACAGGAAGGTCTGCCATGAGTTGCGTCTCAGCCTTGTGTGCCATTTCACGGCAGAATCCACACTTAGATTTCACGGACTTTCTTAGCTTGTTCGCTTTTAAGATCCAGAACTTCCTCCTTGTCTTGCCTGTAGTAGCGGCTACGCCGGAGTGTCCGTACTGGTGAGCGTGTCTTGTTACCAACAAGGAGATCCAGTGGTCACTCGGAAGAAGGGCGGGATACCTTGTTTCATATGACACGATAGCTTTATCCACTCTTCCTCCAACTCTGATAATTCCGTTTTCATCTTTGAACGAGCTGAGCGATTTGAATTCACCTCTATTTAAACGGCTGTAGAGGGTTGTCTGTGCTTGGCTTATCCAGTAAATTTCTGCTTGCTGAAGCTCTTCAGGGGTCAGCAGTCCTTCCTTTCCGTGTTGGTCGTATTTCTTCAGTCGTATCTTTACTGCCAATCTGCGTATTCGTGCCGTTACACTGATCAGTTTTCTCCAGCTTGAGAACTTGCGTGGATCAATACCATTGCTAGCTTTCGGTGCTGTGACTGCGGTCAATATCTGCATCTGACGGCGTTCCATGTCTACATTCGGCGCTGGCAGGGTTGTCGTAATCGGCCATTGACTTTCTGGTAGGTATAGGAACTCTGGGCCATTCTTCCACCTGCCTTGTAACTCATTAACGCGGATCCCTCGCGACAGGTCGTCAGCTACATTATCCTCACTGGGGATGTGCTTCCACTGGTTTGGATCTGAGTTACTTTGAATTTCTCCCACTCTCGAGGAGACGAATGGTTTGAAGCTGCGTGATGGACCTTGAATCCAGGCCAAGGTAATCGTACTGTCGGTAAAGAACTTGACATCTTTAAACTGTATCCTAGATTCCTCCTGAATGGATTTGGCTAGGCGACTTGCGAGGACGGCTGCTTGTAGCTCCAAGCGCGGAATTGTCAGCTGTTTCAACGGGGATACTCGAGACTTCGCTGCGATGAACTTGACTGCGTAAGTGCTGTCATCCTTTCTCTGGCGTGTGTAGGCACATGCTCCGAGTGCGTCTTGTGATGCGTCAGCGAAAACGCATAACATTGGCGGTTCCACAGCATTGACTACTG from Pocillopora verrucosa isolate sample1 chromosome 1, ASM3666991v2, whole genome shotgun sequence includes:
- the LOC131788624 gene encoding uncharacterized protein, whose amino-acid sequence is MLCVFADASQDALGACAYTRQRKDDSTYAVKFIAAKSRVSPLKQLTIPRLELQAAVLASRLAKSIQEESRIQFKDVKFFTDSTITLAWIQGPSRSFKPFVSSRVGEIQSNSDPNQWKHIPSEDNVADDLSRGIRVNELQGRWKNGPEFLYLPESQWPITTTLPAPNVDMERRQMQILTAVTAPKASNGIDPRKFSSWRKLISVTARIRRLAVKIRLKKYDQHGKEGLLTPEELQQAEIYWISQAQTTLYSRLNRGEFKSLSSFKDENGIIRVGGRVDKAIVSYETRYPALLPSDHWISLLVTRHAHQYGHSGVAATTGKTRRKFWILKANKLRKSVKSKCGFCREMAHKAETQLMADLPVLRLAPHTSPHYGVIFTCLNTRAVHLELAVDLTTMEFIQVPRRFFSIRGYPAVILSDNGTQMVGAANELGEMVKDLDGNQLREFCGEKSIKWIFTTPAAPHQNGCAEALVKSCKRSLKIAIGKQLLTPFELYTCLLEIANLLNQRPIGRIPNDPDDGAYLCPNDMLLGRATPEVPQGPFKDTRNLRKRVEFVQRIVDSFWKRWTRDVFPTLVPIKKWHVENRNVAVDDIVTVADQNAVRGKWAVGRVTKVHPGADGRVRNVTVKTATGEYSRPVTKIAVIHPAEGDD